From the Bradyrhizobium ontarionense genome, the window CGCGCCGGTCCTGTTCGTGCTCGGACTGGTGGCGTTCCGCAGCGGTCCGCGGTCACGGATCAAGGACCTCGGCCGGGTGTCGATCGGCCTCGGGCTGATGCTGCTGTCACTGCACATCCTGCTCGACACCTTGGCCCCGGCCGAGGACGCGCCGGCCATGCGCGTGTTCATGCAGGCCATCACGGCCGATGTGACGCTGTGCGTCATCTTCGGCGCGGCGGTGACATGGATCGTGCACTCCAGCGTCGCCAGCGTGCTGCTGGTGATGTCGCTCGCCTACGCGCATTTCATTTCGGCCGAGGCGGCGATGGCGCTGGTGCTCGGCGCCAATCTCGGCAGCGCCCTCAATCCGGTGTTCGAAGGTGCCCGCCGCGACAATCCGGCGAGCTACCGGCTGCCGGTCGGCAATCTCCTGAACCGCATCATCGGCGTGGCCCTGATCGCGCCATTCCTGCATCCGCTCGCGGCGCAGTTGCAACTGTGGCAGCCCGACCTGTCGAAGCTCACCGCGCAGTTCCACATGGCCTTCAACATCGGAACGGCGCTGGTCTTCATCGGCCTGCTTGGCGGCATGGAGAAGCTGCTGACGAGACTGTTCCCGGATCGCCCGGCCGAGATCGATCCGGCCAAGCCGCGCTACCTCGACGAGACCGCGCTGGAAACCCCATCGCTGGCGCTCGCCGATGCGGCGCGCGAGGCGCTGCGCATGGGCGATCAGGTCGAGACCATGTTGCGCAACGTGATGACCGCGATGATGACCAATGATCGCGGTCTCGTCGACCAGGTCTCGCGCGCGGACAACATCGTCGACAGGCTCGACGAGGCCATCAAGCTCTACATCACCAAGCTGACGCGCGGCAGCCTGGACGAACGGGAGGGCAAGCGCGCGATGGAGATCATCTCCTTCGCCATCAACCTCGAGCATATCGGCGACATCATCGACAAGAACCTGAGCGAGCTTGCGACCAAGAAGATCAAGCGCAGGTTCCAGTTCTCGACTGAGGGCGCCGAGGATCTGCAGGCGTTCCACCGCCAGATCATGGAGGCGCTGCGCATCGCCTTCGGCATCTTCATGTCAGGCAACGCCCAGCAGGCTCACCGTCTGCTGGATCAGAAGGCCGAGCTCCGCAATGCCGAGCTCGGTGCCACCGAGCGGCATCTGGAACGCCTGCGCGAGGGCCGCTCCGAGACGCTCGAAACGACCTCGCTGCATCTCGACGTGCTGCGCGATCTCAGGCGGATCCATTCGCACATCTGCTCGGTCGCCTATCCCGTGCTCGATGCAGCGGGCCAGATCGCGCCCCGCCGCGAGACGGCCGACAGCGCCATCGCCACGCTGCCCGCGTCTGAGGCACATCCACTGCCGCGCTAGCTAAGCACGCGCAGCCTACTCGCCTGTTTACTCTTGCTGCATCAAAATCGCCGTCATTCCGGGGCAATCGCCAATGCGCAGACGCGAAGCGGCTGCACGTTGGCGATTGAACCCGGAATCTCGACATTGTTTAGAATGGACGCAAGACAATATCGAGATTCCGGGTTCAAGGCCTGCGGCCTTGCCCCGGAATGACGGTGACTATGACGCGCGAATGATCGTCTGAGGACCCAGCGGTCGGATCAGTTGCTCAGCGTCTGCGATCCCTGCTGACGGCTCTTGAAGATCAGCATGAGATTGCGGACGTAGATGATGTTCGACAGGAGCTGGCCGAAGATGATGACCGGCTCGCGCTTGACGAGGCCGTAGATCAGGGTCATCAGCCCGCCACCGATGGAGAAGAACCAGAACGCGAGCGGGACCACGCTCTTGCCGGCCCGCTCGCTCGCGATCCATTGCACCAGGAAGCGGGCCGCGAAGGCGAGCTGCGCGGCGAGGCCGAACACGAGCCAGAAATCGAACTTCGCGATGAAAATGTCGTACAGATAGTTGTTGAGCGCCTGCCCGAACTGAATCAGCATCACTTCACCTCGATCGCGATCGGCGTCGGCTTCTTGCGGCGGATCAGCCACCACACACCGGCGAGATCCATGATCCCGATCCAGAGCCGGTCGAAGAATCCGTAATTCGACACGCCCGAATGGCGGGGACGGTCGATCACGTCGATATAGGCGATGTCGTATCCCTCACGCCGCACCAGCGCCGGCAGAAAGCGGTGCAGACCATCGAAATACGGCATCATCAGGAACACGTCGCGGCGAACCGCCTTGAGGCCGCAGCCGGTGTCGCGCGTCCCATCATGCAGCACCGCATTGCGGATCCTGTTGGCGAACCGCGACTGCAGCTTCTTGAAGCCGGTGTCCTTGCGGCCGACTCGCTGTCCGGCCACCAGACCGACACGGGCACCGCCCTTTTCGAGGGCAGCGATGAGGTCGGGAAGAAAGGCCGGGTTGTTCTGTCCGTCGCCGTCGAGGGTCGCAACAACAGCGCCGTGCGCGGCGCGGATGCCGCTTCGGACCGCCGCCGATTGTCCCGTCGATCTTTCATGCCGCAGGACCCGCAGGTTCGGCCGCCGCGCCATCTCCTCCGCGAGTCGCGCCGCGGTGTCGTCGGTCGAGCCGTCATTGACGTAGATGATCTCATACGACCAGAGACCATCGAGCGCGGCTGCGATCTCGACAATCAGGGGCGTGATATTGCCGGCCTCGTTGCGTACGGGAACGACGATGGACACGGCAACGGGGGTTTCGGTCGACAAAATGATACTCGTGAGGGCGTGATCGGACCGGTTCCCGCCCCGGGGTGCTCCGGCGGAGGCTTCTTATGGGGCTTGGGGCCGGCTATCAACCCCTTTAGCGCGGTACGATTCGGCCGTCCTTGCCGATGCGAAAGCCGAGCCGCCGTGCTGCGAACCAATAGCGGACGAGCATGGCGCAGGCCAATCCCACCACGGCTCCCGCGACCACATCGCTCGGATGATGCGCCAGCAGCACGAGCCTGCTGACGGCGATGGCAACGGCGTAGATATACATCGGAACGCGCAGCCGCGGCCAGACTGCGGCGACCGCGAAGGCCAGCCCGAACGCCGTCACCGCATGCGCCGAGGGCATGCTGAAATAGGCCGGCGTGCCGTTGAACGGGACGAAGTTGAAGGCGTTCGCTTCACCGCCCACGAACGGACGTCCGCGTCCGATGATGTATTTCAGCACCTGCGCGGCAAGCACGGACGTCAGCACCGCGAAGAAGAAATACTGAACGTGGGTCGCGAAATTGAGCAGGCGACTGCGCGAGGCTTCCGGCCACAGCGGTGCGATCAGGATCGTCAGGATGACGGCAGTGGCCAGGACACCCAGCACGTATTGATCCTGGCCGAAGTCGGTGACGATGCGCCAGGGCCACAAGCCCGGCGTGCCGCGGGCCGGCATCAGCCCGATCTCGTAGGCATCGACCGCGAACATCAGCACCAGGATCGTGCATAGACCGATCGCGCCGAGCAGGAGCAGCTGGCGCGACTGACGTGGCCAGGTCGCGGTGTCAGGCGCCGTCTGCGGCCGGCGCACCAGCCGGCCAAGTGAGAATTTCCCCACCAGTGCGAGCTGGGAGAAGTAACCTGAAGGTGACGAGGAACTGTCCGGGGCCGACATCTATTCGGTGCCCTCCGAACGGTAGATCGCGATCGAGACCGGACGGCCCTGCGAGATGTTATAGCCGTCGATCCGCCTGGCGACGTTGTAGCGCAGGCCGATGGCCTCGGCCCGCTGCACGAAGGCGCGTTCGGTGCGCTGCTCGACCAGGGCGAAGCGGCATGTTCCCTGGCTGAGGAAATCCGCAGCACCCGAACCATCGGTGAGCTGGGTCGAGGTGCCCGCCATGAAGACGAGACTCGGTTCGTGGAAGCCGGCCGCAGCCGCCTTTGGCCCGACGCAGACGACATTGCGCAGCGCGCGCGCAATCTCGGCGCTCGGGAACAGCGGCGTCAGCGCCGGCAGCACGGCGCCGTAGACCACGAAGGCAAGAAACATCGCCGCCACTGCGGCATTCAGCAGCGAGCGCTCGGCACGGCTGTCGTCATAGAGCCACCACGCGAACAGGCCGAAGATCAGCGACGCCGCCACGAACGGCCAGGCCAGGAACACCGGCTGGTGCGTCACGATGATGGCTCCGATCACCGCAACGACCGAGGTGATGGCGGGAATCGCAAACCACCAGGCCGCACCGCGCTGCAGCCAGGACCGCGACAGCACGCGCCGTTCCAGCGCGCCAACCGTGAGAATCGCGATCGCCGGATATAGCGGCAGCACGTAGTGCGGCAGCTTGGTCAGCGCGGCCTCGAACACGATCCAGGACGGCACCAGCCACGCCAGCAGGAACTGCGCGCCCGGCTCGCGGCGCGCGCGCCACACGGCCGGGGCGGCCATCACGGCCAGCGGCGCGCCGGGCCAGAAGGTGACGAAGAACAACAGCAGATAGAGACCCGGCGGCGCGCCGTGGGACTCCTGCGCCCCGATCTTCGCGAGCATGTCGCCACCGACGGAATCGGCAAAGAAGGCATCGCCGGCGCGGAGGAAAATCAGCACGAACCAGGGCAGCACCAGCACCAGCATCCACATCAGGCCCCACAGGGGGCGCAGGCGCCACAGCCAGCTCGCACCGCGGTCCATGATCGCGAGGGATATGATCGCGAGCCCCGCAGGCATCAGGATCAGCGGGCCCTTGATCAGGATGCTGACGGCCAAGGCCGTCCAGAAGATCGCCGGCGGTCCCCACGGCGGATGTTCCGGATCCTCGCCGCGCTGCCAGGACAGATAGACGCGCGCCAGCGCGCCCATCGCCGCTACGACCGTGAACAGCAGCATCGCGTCGGTCTTGGCGAGCCGCGCTTCGGCGCCGAGCAGCACCGAGCAGCACATCAGCAGCGCCGCGAATACCGCGCCGCGCCGCGTGACGAAGGCGAGTGCAGTCCAATAGGTCAGCAGCACCGCGCCGATCGCGCCGATCAGCGACGGAATGCGATAGACCCAGATGCGCAGCTGCGCGCGCGGCAGTCCGAGCGCGGACGCGGTCTCGACCGCAGCCGATTGCAACCAGTAGATGCCGGCCGGCTTCTTGTAGCGCACGTCGTCCTGGAAGCGGATGTCGACGTAATCGCCGCTCTCGACCATCTGCTTGGTGGCCTGGGCGAAGCGCGCCTCGTCACGGTCAATGGCGGGAATCGTGAAGAAGCCCGGCAGGAACAAAAGCAGCCCGCACACCAGCAGGAATGCGACGGCCCTGGCGTGGCTGACGGTGACGGCATCGATCATCCGCACCAGCCGATTGCCCGGATTGACCAGGTTCTTCGGCTCGCGCGGCTCTCCAAAACGGGGGCGGGCATAGGTCTCGACCATGGGGTTCCGAATACGCTGAAACCGCCATGTCGACAACCGCTTAGCGAACGGTCACTGGATTCTGACCACAACTGTGTCCGCTGCGCCCGTGGCATCGATCACGGTGAGGCGGGCAAAGCCCGGCCCGGGCGGATCGATCAGCCGCTGGCGCCGGCTGTCGATCTCGCCGACAGGCAATCCGTTGACCAGCATGGTGAGCGGCAGCACGCCGCCCGACACTTTCACCGGCATCGCGGCAGCCTCGAGGCCAGCCGCGCGATCGACGTCGATGTGAGACCCGTTCAGGGGAAACTGGATGTGCGGCGCCTGCTCCGCGCCCGTCCGCACCAACTCACCGAGTGGACGGAACCGGCGCAACGGCAACGGCAACTTTGAATTGCTGGCGACCAGCGCCCCTTTGGGCGGCTTCGGCAGCGCCGCCGGCAGCTTGCCGCCGCGGGCGAATGCGTCGAACAGGATCGGCGCGGCCGCGACACGCCCAATCAGGCCCGGCACGGGTGCGCCGTCGGGGCGGCCGACCCAGACGCCGATCGTCACCCGGCCGTCGAAGCCGACCGACCAGGCGTCGCGATAGCCGTAGCTGGTGCCGGTCTTGAACGCGATCCGGTTGCGCGCCGCGTTTTCGGGCGGCGGCGTGCCCAGCAGCACGTTGCCGACCTGCCAGGCGGCCGCGGAATCCATCAGCCGCATCGGCTCGCGTGCTTCTTCCTGCGCGCCGTCACCGGCCATGATCTCACGCAAGCGCCTCGTGGTGCCGAGCCGCGGAAAGCCGGCATAGAGCTGCGCGAGGTCCTGTAAGGTCACGCCGACGCCGCCGAGCCCCATGGCGAGACCCGGCGCCTCGTCCTTCGGCAGCACCAGATTGGCGCCGGCCTGCTTCAGCCGCGACGACAGCCGGCTGGCGCCGACGCGATCCAGCAGCACGATCGCCGGCACGTTCAGCGACAACTGCAGCGCCTTGCGCACCGGCACCGTGCCCTGGAACGTCATGTCGAAATTCTCCGGCGCGTAGGAGCCGAATCGCACCGGGCGGTCCTCGATCAGGCTCTCCGGATGCACGAAGCCATCCTCGAAGGCGAGGCCATAGATGAACGGCTTCAGCGTCGAGCCCGGCGAGCGCACGGCGCGGGTCATGTCGACCTGCCCGGCCCGCCTCTCGTCGAAATAATCCGCCGAGCCGACATGGGCGAGCACGTCGCCGCTGTCATTGTCGACGACGATGATGCCGACCGAGATGTTCGGACCCAACGCGATGGCACGATCGCGCGCCAGCGGCTCCAGTACTTTCTGCAGGGTGGCGTCGAGCGTGAGCTGGATGACCGGCTGATCTTTCACCAGCGAGGTGGCCTGGTCGGCGGCATGCGGCGCCAGGATCGGCATCGGCTTGCGCAGCGCCGGCACGGCTTGGGCTTTGGCCTGCGCGGCGTCATCGGCCGAGATCACGTTCTCCGACACCATGCGATCGAGCACACGGTCGCGGCCCCGGCGCGCGGCTTCGGGGTGGCGGTCGAGCCGGCGCGTTTCAGGCGATTGCGGCAGCGCCACCAGCAACGCGGCCTCGGCCAGCGACAGCCGTTTCGGCTCCTTGCCGAAATAGGCGATCGAGGCTGAGCGGATGCCTTCGAGATTGCCGCCGTAGGGCGCGAGCGTGAGATACAGATCGAGGATCTCGTCCTTGCTCATGCGACGCTCGAGCTCGATCGCGCGTACGATCTGGCGCAGCTTGGCCTGCAGCGAGCGCTGGGCTCGCGGCTCGAGCAGGCGCGCCAGCTGCATCGTGATGGTCGAGCCGCCCGACACGATGTGGCCGTGCGCGCCGAGCTGGACGGCGGCCCGCGCCAGCGCGCGCGGATCGACGCCGTGATGGTCGTAAAAGCGCTGGTCCTCATAGGCCAGCAGCAGCTTCAGATAGGTCGGATCGACGTCCTTGTTCGCATGGACCGGCAGCCGCCAGCGCCCGTCGGCCATCGCATAGGCGCGCAACAGCTTGCCGTGGCGGTCGACCACCGTGGTCGAGACCGCCTTGGCCTGTTGCAGCGGCAACGGGCCGAGCGAGATGGTCCAGGCGGTGAGGGCGGTCGCCAGGAAGACGATCATAAGGAGCGCAATCGCAGCTACACGTTTTGCGACGCGCCCTCTCCTCTCGTCATGCCCGGGCTTGTCCCGGGCATCCACGTCGTCCTCGCGTGCGGCCGTGGATGGCCGGGCCTTCGCCGCGCCGAAGCGGCTTCGGCCGCGCAGGCGGGTCAAGCCCGGCCATGACGACGGAGTTTGTGACTCCGTCATGCGTCCATTACCGCTCGTCTCACCCTCGCTCATTTCGCCGCGCGGACCTCCACCGAGCCGGTGCCGGTGCGGCCGTAGCGCGAGGGATTATACATGTCCTCGACATAGGCCTGCGGCAGCACGTATTTGCCGGGCGACACCGCGCGCACGACATAGGCGACCGTGAACACCGCCTTGGAATCCGCGGCACGGTCTAGTGCGGCCGTGAAGCGGTCATCGCGGAATTCGGTATTGACCGGCTCCTGGCCGTCCTCGATCCAGTCCAAGGTGCCGCTGTCGCCCGATGACACCAGATGCGGATTGTCGATCTCGAGCCCCGCAGGCAGATAGTCCGACACCATGATGTGGCCGTACTCCGGCTTGGCCTCGGTGACCTTCAGCACCACGGCGAAACGGTCGTTCTGCTTCGCAGTCTTGATGTCGGCCGGCTTGCCGTCGAGCGTGTAGTAGCTGCGCTCGATCTTGAAGCCGTTGGACGCCGCCGGCTCCGGCGTCAGCGGCGAGCCGGACACCGAGACCACCGCCTGCACCGGGGCATCGCCGGTGTTGGTGATCTTGAGCGGCTGGCCCGAAAGCTCCGCAGCCTTGTAGCTGCGGTACAGCGCGGTCTTCACGGATTGGCCGTTGACGTCGATCGTCAAGGTCTCCTTGGCGAGCGCGCGCGCCGCCAGCACCATCCACGCATTCTCCTGCGTGGATGTATACGGCGTCAGCCCGCGTGCGGCCTCGACGCGCGCCACCGCCTGCGTCAAGGTCGCCCGCGGCGCGTTGCCCTCGCCCGCCAGCGACACCAACGCCGCCGCGTCACGCAGGTCGGAGCCGTAGTCGGTGCGGCCGAACACCAGCACCGGTTTTGGCGCGAGGCTGTCGGCCGCCGCCGCATAGACCCGTTCGGCGCGGGCGCGGTCGCCGACCAGCGCCAGCGCCGCGGCGAGCTGCGCCTTGGCGATCGGCGTGGCGAGGTTGCCGAGCTTGGTGTCGGCGAGATAGCGCAGATCGCCGATCGGCGCCGCGCCATTACGCGCCAGCACGTAGAGGCCGTAGGCGAGATCGCGGCCGCCGGTCTTCTCCGGCTCGGCGGCATTGACCACCGAGTTCCTGACGCGGTCGAGTGCACTCTTGAACAGCACGTCCGGCACCGCAAAGCCCTTCTCGCGGGCGCGGGTCAGGAAGTCCGTGACATAGGCATCGAGCCAGGGATCCTCGCCGCCGGCCGACCACAGCCCGAACGAGCCGTTCGAGCCCTGCCGCGCCAGCAACCGGTCGATGGAGTCGCGGATGCGCTGGTCGACCTCGGTATCCATCGCCAGATGCGCGCCGGCCGCGAGTTCGTTGACGTAGAGCAACGGCATGGCGCGGCTCGTGATCTGCTCCGAGCAGCCATAGGGATAGCGGTCGAGCGCCTTCAGGATGGTCGCCGCATCGAGCGCGGTCGACAGCCCCGCCGACAGCGACACCGTGCCGGTGCCGGCCACGAGATCGGAGAACATGTCCGACGTCAGCGTCAGGCTTTCGCCCTTCGCCAGCGTCCGGATCGAGCGCCGCGCCAGCACTTGCGTGGCCGGCTTGACGTCGAGCTGATAGTGCCGCGCCAGCGTCACTCCGTTCGGGCCCTTGATGTCGACATCGAGCTGCGCCGTGCCGGTGCCGCTCGCCTCCAGCGGCAGGGTCGACGACGCCCGCTGCTTGGCTGCGAGCTTCATCGTCACGGACGCATTGCCGGACACCTTGACCGGGTCGCTGGCCTTGACGCTGACGACATAGTCGCCGGGCGCGCCCTCGACGTTGTCGACGTCGAACGACAGCGTGCCGCGATCGCCTGATAGCAGGAAGCGCGGCAGGGTCGCCGTCAGCACCACCGGATCGCGCACGGTGACGTCGATATTGGCGCGGCCGAGCTTGGTGGCGCTCCACGCCACCGCCATCACCCGCGCTGTCCCTGCAAACTCCGGAATGTCGAACGCGACCTCCGCCGTGCCGTCCGGACCGACGGTGACGATGCCGGAATACAGCGCGAGCGGCTTCTGGGTCGGCGGCGAGCCCTGCAGCTCGGCGCCGCCGCTATCGCCGCCGGAGCGGATCTGGCCGCGCGAGCCCTGCATGCCGTCGATCAGCTGGCCGTAGAGATCGCGGATCTCCGCGGAGAGCTGGCGCTGGCCGAGATAATAGTCGTCCGGCGCCGGCGGCTTGTAGTTGGTGAGATTGAGAATGCCGACATCCACCGCCGCGATCACGATCTTGGCGTCTTCGCCGGGATTGAGTCCGCCGATCTTGACCGGGATCTTCAGTGCCGAGCCCGGACGCACCAGCGCCGGTGGCGTCAGCGCGACATTAAGCGTGCGAGCGGACTTGTCGATGCCGAACCAGGCGACGCCGAGCGCGCGGCCGGGCATGCGCTGCGCGGCGGCATCGAGCGGACGGCGCAAGGTGGTGACGACATAGGCGCCGGTGCCCCAGTCCTTGCCGACCGCCAGCCTGACCTGGTTGGTGCCTTCCTTGACCTCCGTGGTCTGCGTCGTCAGCAGCCGGTCGCCGAGCACGTTGACGGTGAGCTTGCCGGCGGTGCGCGCATTGACCGTCACCACCATGGTGTCGCCCGACTGATATTGCGGCTTGTCGAGCGATGTCTCCAAGAGGTCCGGCGTATCGGCGCTACCGTCGGTGTACCAGCCGACATCGAACTGCAACGACGTCACCGGACCGTCGGCATCCGCCGACTTCACGTCGAGCCGGTAGCGCCCGGCTTCCGGCTGGAAGCTCAGCCGCGCCGGCTTGCTGGCCGCGATCGTGACGTCGCCATCACCGACGCGGCGTGTCGACTTCACCGGCTCATATTCCCAATAGGAATTCTGCCGGTACCACTGATAGCGCGACTCGATCTTGAGGAGTTCATAGCGCAGCCCATTGCGCGCTAGCGTCTTGCCTTCCGGCGAGACGAACACGATGTCGAACTCGGCCTTGTCGCCCTCGCCGACGCTTCTGCCGGAGAACGACGGCTTGATGCCGATCTGCGCCACGCTGGGCGCCACGGGGAGCACCAGCTTGCGCTCGACGGCACGGCCGCCGGTCTCGGCCAGGCGCACGAAGATCTGCGCCTCCTGCGGGCGGGTCGAGGATGGCGGCTTGGCGAGACTCACGGGGAAGGTCGCGGCGCCCTTGTCGTCGGTCTCGGGCATGCCCTCGATCGGGGTGCGCTCGTTGGAGGCGCTCTCGGCGTCGGCGACGCCGAACTGATAGCCCGGGAAGCCCGGCCGCTCGGACGCCGTGGTGACCAGCAGGTCGCCTTCGAGCTGCAGGCCGGAGGCCGGCGCGCCATAGAGGAAATGGCCGTCGACCTTCACCTCCACTGGAGTCTCAGCTTTGATCTGCTTGTCCTTGGAACTCAGGTCGAATTCCAGCCGCTCGGGAACGTAGTCCTCGACCATGAAGGTGGTCTCGCCGACCGCCGCCCCCTTCGGGTCGGTGAAGGCGCGCACGCGGTAGGTCCCGGTCGGGACCGCCGAATTCAGCGCCACGCTCAACGAACGCCCGCCGCCGCCCTGGTCCGGCAGCACGGCACGGCGGAACTCGACTCCGTCGGGGCGCTCGACGACGAGCGTCAGCGGCGTGCCGGTCATGGCGTTGCCCTTGCCGTCGCGCAGCAGCGCGGTGAGATAGACTGTCTCGCTCGAGCGGTAGACGCCGCGCTCCGAATAGACGAAAGCGTCCGGCCCGGCCGGCGCCTCGCGGCCGGCGACGCCGCGGTCCGACAGGTCGAACGCCGTCGTCTTCAGGCTGAGGAAGGCGTAGTCGGTCTTCTCGCCGGACACCGTCAGCATGGCCGGCGACAAGCCGCCCTCGCCGCGCGCGAGCCCCGTCTCGAACAGCGCGTGCCCGGCCTCGTCGGTCTTGCGTGTCGCCAGGATCTCGTTGTTGCGCGCCACCAGCCGGACCTCGGCGCGCGCCACCGGATCGGTGGACGCGAGCGAATTGACGAACACATGGATGCCGTCATTGCCGGAGAACGCAGCGACGCCGAGATCGGAGACGATGAACCATTGCGTGGCGAGCTGGCCGCTGTCCTCGTCGCTGCCGCTGGTCGGTCCCTTGGGCGCCGCCGTCATCACGTAGACGCCGGGCTGCATGTCGCTGAGCGCCTGGTCGACCGGGAATGCGGTGGTGACGTCCTGGTTCAGGGTCATCGCGGTCGACAGCTCGCCGGTCCAGACCTTCATGCCGCGCTCGTTGCCGAGATCGCTGAGCTGGTAGCTCGACAGCGGCCGCTGGAAGTCGCTCTCGATGACCGTGTTGATCAGGTTGCGGTCGCCGATCCGGAACACATTGATGTTGACCGCGGGCGTATTGACGCTGACCAGCGGAATGCCCTTCTGCCCGGTGCGCGGCAGCACATAGGCCTTGCCGGTGAAGCGCACGAACGGCTTGCGGTCGCGGACATAGATGTTGAACTCGGCCGATTTCGGCAGCGTCTCCTTGACCCCTGACGGCAGGCCGGCGCGCAAATTGATGTTGTAGCGCTCGCCGTGCTTGAGGCCCTCGACGCAGAGCTGCTTGTCCTCCGACGTCAGCGCCGGCTTGTCGGTGCCGGCCTGCGCCACGAACGGCGCGAAGTCGGTACGCTTGGCGAGATCCTCGGAGAACTGGAAGCAGGCGCGCGGGCTCGCGGAGTCGGAATCGACGGTGTAGTCGAGCAGCTTGAAGCCATGCTCGTCGCGCATCCGTTCATATTGCCCACGGACGTCGGCGACCTCGCGCAGGTCGAGCGACATCCTGAGCGTATCGAGCGCCGGGCGCCACAGCTTGCGCTCGGCCATGGTCTTGCCCAGCAGGGCCAGCGCTTCGGCCTCCTCGCCGGCATTGCCGGCGCGCTGGTAGGCGATGTAGGCCGCGGTCGAGGCCCGCTCCAGCAGGAAGGTCTGCTCCGAGGCATTGAACGGCCTGATCTGGGTGAGCACGGTGCGCGCCAGCCGCAGCCAGTTGCCGGAATCATCGGGCGCCGCGGTCGCGATCTGCCCCAGGATCTGCAGGCCGGTGCGCATGTCGTTGCGACGGAGCGCCGCATCGGCATCGGTGCGCAAGGTCGCGAGCGGCTTGTTGACCGCTCCCGCTTCGGTCTTGATCTGTGCCTCCAGCTTGATCGCGGCGTCAGCCAGGTCGTCGCGCTTGAACGCCTTGTCGGCGGCATGCGCCGAACCGGCGGAGGAGACGAGGCCGAGCGCCATGATGGCGCAGATGGTGGCGGCGCGAACCAGACCGATCATGCGAGGGCTCCTTGGACGGTTCTTTGAACGGCCCCTCGGGACACCGGGAACGATGCCCGTGTTTGGCCGATTCGTGGCGAGAATGGACGCGAAATGGTGACGGACTGATGGCAGAGGTTGCATGAGGCCGGATGACGGCCGGTCACCGGGGCTGCCATCGGCAGGTGCGCGCAGCCGGAAAATCTGTTCATCAACGGCAATTCACAGGACATGGCATACCGGCAAAGGCCGCGGCAACCGTTCATCCGGCGCCGCCGACGCGCGAAGGAGGCCATCAGCCCTCCTCCGCCTCCGCTTGGTCGCGCCGGATCCACATCCGGTTCGGCCGCTCTTGGCGAAACGGAAGATTTTTCATATGACCCGTGGTAAGGATGGCCGCCGACCGGCTTCGCCCGGGGCGGTCATCCCGTAACGTTCATACCCGTGACGTTTCTCGCGCGACCACGGTCCCATAGCTCAACTGGATAGAGTAGCGGATTTCTACT encodes:
- a CDS encoding ArnT family glycosyltransferase; its protein translation is MVETYARPRFGEPREPKNLVNPGNRLVRMIDAVTVSHARAVAFLLVCGLLLFLPGFFTIPAIDRDEARFAQATKQMVESGDYVDIRFQDDVRYKKPAGIYWLQSAAVETASALGLPRAQLRIWVYRIPSLIGAIGAVLLTYWTALAFVTRRGAVFAALLMCCSVLLGAEARLAKTDAMLLFTVVAAMGALARVYLSWQRGEDPEHPPWGPPAIFWTALAVSILIKGPLILMPAGLAIISLAIMDRGASWLWRLRPLWGLMWMLVLVLPWFVLIFLRAGDAFFADSVGGDMLAKIGAQESHGAPPGLYLLLFFVTFWPGAPLAVMAAPAVWRARREPGAQFLLAWLVPSWIVFEAALTKLPHYVLPLYPAIAILTVGALERRVLSRSWLQRGAAWWFAIPAITSVVAVIGAIIVTHQPVFLAWPFVAASLIFGLFAWWLYDDSRAERSLLNAAVAAMFLAFVVYGAVLPALTPLFPSAEIARALRNVVCVGPKAAAAGFHEPSLVFMAGTSTQLTDGSGAADFLSQGTCRFALVEQRTERAFVQRAEAIGLRYNVARRIDGYNISQGRPVSIAIYRSEGTE
- a CDS encoding lipid-A-disaccharide synthase N-terminal domain-containing protein yields the protein MLIQFGQALNNYLYDIFIAKFDFWLVFGLAAQLAFAARFLVQWIASERAGKSVVPLAFWFFSIGGGLMTLIYGLVKREPVIIFGQLLSNIIYVRNLMLIFKSRQQGSQTLSN
- a CDS encoding glycosyltransferase family 2 protein, which translates into the protein MSTETPVAVSIVVPVRNEAGNITPLIVEIAAALDGLWSYEIIYVNDGSTDDTAARLAEEMARRPNLRVLRHERSTGQSAAVRSGIRAAHGAVVATLDGDGQNNPAFLPDLIAALEKGGARVGLVAGQRVGRKDTGFKKLQSRFANRIRNAVLHDGTRDTGCGLKAVRRDVFLMMPYFDGLHRFLPALVRREGYDIAYIDVIDRPRHSGVSNYGFFDRLWIGIMDLAGVWWLIRRKKPTPIAIEVK
- a CDS encoding Na/Pi cotransporter family protein, with the protein product MVLLDLMGGVALLLWGLHMVHSGILRAFGPDLRLLLSRALRNRFSALVAGLGLTALLQSSTATALITTSFAAEGLVSLVPALAIMLGANIGTTLIVQVLSFNVAAVAPVLFVLGLVAFRSGPRSRIKDLGRVSIGLGLMLLSLHILLDTLAPAEDAPAMRVFMQAITADVTLCVIFGAAVTWIVHSSVASVLLVMSLAYAHFISAEAAMALVLGANLGSALNPVFEGARRDNPASYRLPVGNLLNRIIGVALIAPFLHPLAAQLQLWQPDLSKLTAQFHMAFNIGTALVFIGLLGGMEKLLTRLFPDRPAEIDPAKPRYLDETALETPSLALADAAREALRMGDQVETMLRNVMTAMMTNDRGLVDQVSRADNIVDRLDEAIKLYITKLTRGSLDEREGKRAMEIISFAINLEHIGDIIDKNLSELATKKIKRRFQFSTEGAEDLQAFHRQIMEALRIAFGIFMSGNAQQAHRLLDQKAELRNAELGATERHLERLREGRSETLETTSLHLDVLRDLRRIHSHICSVAYPVLDAAGQIAPRRETADSAIATLPASEAHPLPR
- a CDS encoding phosphatase PAP2 family protein encodes the protein MSAPDSSSSPSGYFSQLALVGKFSLGRLVRRPQTAPDTATWPRQSRQLLLLGAIGLCTILVLMFAVDAYEIGLMPARGTPGLWPWRIVTDFGQDQYVLGVLATAVILTILIAPLWPEASRSRLLNFATHVQYFFFAVLTSVLAAQVLKYIIGRGRPFVGGEANAFNFVPFNGTPAYFSMPSAHAVTAFGLAFAVAAVWPRLRVPMYIYAVAIAVSRLVLLAHHPSDVVAGAVVGLACAMLVRYWFAARRLGFRIGKDGRIVPR